In the genome of Montipora foliosa isolate CH-2021 chromosome 3, ASM3666993v2, whole genome shotgun sequence, one region contains:
- the LOC137996989 gene encoding ATP synthase subunit O, mitochondrial-like, with translation MAAMIRRGLKGAQFWARSLSVSSARSAELAAKPPIQVFGIEGRYAHAMYSAAAKQDSLEKVEKELSQVDELIKSNEKLSEYLANPTLDKLKKQSLLTDVLKSQKYSDLTVNLFGTLAENNRLRLAHSVVTAFGKLMSAARGEVLCSITTAKELDASQLKELQVALKGFVNPSETLKLQTVVDPKVIGGMVIEIGDKRIDMSMATKIKNITNVLRESV, from the exons atggcggccatGATAAGACGAGGGCTGAAAGGGGCTCAATTTTGG gCTCGGAGTCTAAGTGTTTCGTCCGCTCGTTCGGCTGAGCTCGCAGCAAAG CCTCCCATCCAAGTCTTTGGCATTGAGGGTCGATATGCTCATGCCATGTATTCAGCGGCTGCCAAACAAGACAGCTTGGAGAAAGTTGAGAAAGAATTAAGTCAGGTTGATGAGCTCATCAAGTCTAATGAGAAGCTCTCTGAATATCTGGCAAACCCGACATTGGACAAGTTGAAGAAACAAT CTTTACTGACTGATGTCTTAAAATCTCAGAAATACTCTGATCTGACAGTAAATCTATTTG GGACCTTGGCAGAGAACAATCGTCTCCGATTGGCGCATAGTGTAGTGACCGCCTTTGGTAAACTTATGAGCGCTGCCAGAGGTGAAGTTCTCTGCTCAATAACCACTGCAAAG GAACTGGATGCATCACAACTAAAGGAGTTGCAAGTGGCACTAAAAGGCTTTGTAAATCCTTCTGAAACACTCAAACTTCAAACAGTG GTTGATCCCAAGGTAATTGGAGGGATGGTCATTGAAATTGGTGACAAACGCATCGACATGTCCATGGCcacaaaaataaagaatatCACAAATGTTCTACGGGAAAGTgtgtaa
- the LOC137996991 gene encoding MRN complex-interacting protein-like, with amino-acid sequence MVQEFIILRCFSCTTFQVHQVKKSKKWTCKVCGEKQSVKKVYAQGSGQECRKHVQKLNMKCGELQMAKDLILTHSSDENSDTCSFSENVIGVEPVEDITCETRTRLHLGESKWKKFMEVSSCDQDEEDFRTFDVTTVRDVFGKDTTKGKRKLVQKCPTTDHHHKQKRLKKNSKGNAENNLRDHTSSSKSCEDLASPKQYTSSGPHSNGMLSYSNLQLNPENSQKRCNVYFAKVTRDSAPEEGDSVITAEQKMPSFSTTSIWTKYLPISSSETKEPASTHLAVATSSFLEKKGLPPHPCSEISQSYRQCSAILADCDPNSCKAESFLDEDLFQVDDKLEEEWWNTL; translated from the exons ATGGTTCAAGAGTTTATAATTCTCAGATGTTTCTCATGTACTACTTTCCAAGTTCATCAG GTAAAGAAGAGCAAAAAGTGGACTTGCAAGGTTTGTGGAGAGAAACAGTCTGTTAAAAAGGTCTATGCACAAGGCAGTGGTCAGGAGTGCCGCAAGCATGTACAGAAACTCAATATGAAGTGTGGGGAACTTCAAATGGCCAAGGACTTGATCTTGACACACAGCAGTGATGAAAACAGTGATACTTGCAGTTTTTCTGAAAACGTGATTGGCGTTGAGCCTGTTGAGGACATAACTTGTGAAACAAGAACAAGACTACATCTTGGAGAGAGCAAGTGGAAAAAGTTTATGGAAGTCTCTTCTTGTGATCAGG ATGAAGAAGACTTTAGAACTTTTGACGTGACAACAGTGAGGGACGTTTTTGGTAAGGATACCACCAAAGGAAAGCGAAAATTGGTGCAGAAATGCCCCACAACAGATCACCACCACAAGCAAAAGAGATTAAAAAAGAATTCCAAAGGCAATGCTGAAAATAACCTCAGAGATCACACGAGTTCTTCCAAATCCTGTGAGGACCTAGCATCACCAAAGCAGTACACTTCATCTGGGCCTCACAGCAATGGAATGCTTTCTTATTCTAATTTGCAGTTAAATCCTGAAAATAGTCAGAAGAGATGCAATGTGTATTTTGCAAAGGTCACAAGAGACTCTGCTCCAGAGGAAGGGGATTCAGTAATTACAGCAGAGCAAAAGATGCCATCTTTCTCCACTACTAGTATCTGGACAAAATATTTGCCCATTTCATCATCTGAAACCAAGGAACCAGCTTCCACCCATTTGGCTGTTGCAACTTCAAGTTTTCTTGAGAAGAAAGGATTGCCGCCTCACCCATGTTCTGAAATAAGCCAAAGTTACAGGCAGTGCTCAGCGATTTTAGCAGATTGTGATCCAAACAGCTGTAAAGCTGAATCTTTTCTTGATGAAGATTTGTTTCAAGTGGACGACAAATTAGAGGAAGAATGGTGGAATACACTCTAA